The Papaver somniferum cultivar HN1 chromosome 6, ASM357369v1, whole genome shotgun sequence genome segment AAATTCCCAGATATTGTTGGTAGTGCCTACTATGTTGCACCAGAAGTATTGAAACGCAAATCAGGTCCCGAGTCTGATGTATGGAGTATCGGCGTAATTACATATATCCTGCTCTGCGGGAGACGTCCATTTTGGGATAAGACCGAAGACGGCATATTCAAGGAGGTAGGGCATATTTCTGTACAGTTTACATATAAAGTGgagaaaacaaattcaaaatattTAGCTGAGGGGAAAATGTGGAATAGGCTAAAAACTGACGGTCGACTCTAAAAATAAACAGTTCAGTCAATCACCAAATGTTGTAACCTAAGGTTCTTGAATTAATTTTCATTTTACAGAGAACTGCTAACTCGTTCTGCTTAAGCAACTACTCTAGAGAATTCTTCATTGTTCCCTTATGCGTAGGAAAATTCAGATTTCGCTGTGTCTTACCAGATCATTATTTTAATGTCATAACCAATTTCAACGAGGAATGAGACTGAGCCAATTTGAATATTATGTTTGAGTTGTAATGGTGTTGGACATTGATAAACTACAAAGATATAACCGCTAAATTAAAGTAGAatctgatacttttcaaattcaaATATTTCTGTCATATTTTTTATTGCTATTCCTTGCATATTAATGTGTTCCCTCTGAAATAATACTTTCATCCATGGTTTACAGGTCTTAAAGAACAAACCTGATTTTCGGCGCAAGCCATGGCCTAGCATTAGCCACAGTGCCAAAGATTTTATTAAGAAGTTGTTGGTGAAGGATCCTCGTGCAAGGTTAACTGCAGCCCAAGCCTTGTGTATGTGCTCATTTTTATCTCTTGATTAAAGCTAAATGCTCCGACAGTTGTAACTGTTCATCAGCCAACAGATCCATTTCCATATATAATAAATAACCGTTTATTGTCGTTTTCCTTCAGTTGTTTTATGTTAGGTACTTTTCTTAGTCTCCTGATTATCCCAAATAATCTTTTCAGCACACCCATGGGTTAGAGAAGGAGGAAATGCCTCGGAAATTCCTATAGATATATCTGTTCTATCTAACATGCGGCAATTCGTGAAGTATGGTCGTTTGAAGCAATTTGCACTCAGGGTATGCAACTTTCATATTGTTGAgccttttctatatatatataaaaaatagcTTGTTTCCACTTTCCGTTTCATTCCGTCTTTCCCTTTAGTCTCTTGTTTAGTCACAAGGATTACAATTTTTTGCGTTAATTGTCACTTGCAGGCACTGGCGAGCACACTTAACGAAGATGAGATGTCTGATCTGCGTGATCAATTTGATGCCATCGATGTAGATAAAAATGGATCTATTAGTCTTGAAGAAATGAGACATGTATGACATCCTGACATTTGTGTTGGTGGTACTTAGCAACTGCATCCATTCAATTTTAGTTTTTGAGAGTATTTCTTTACGCGGTTCTTCTTTTTTGCAGGCTCTCGCAAAAGATCTTCCTTGGAAAATGAAGGAGCCCCGTGTTTTGGAGATCTTACAAGCGGTGAGggctctttttctttttaatttttgtattgtTCTTGTCACTATCTTGTATTTTCGTTCTCCATCCAAGTAATCGTTCTATTTCAATAGATATTATATAGTGAACCATACTGTTATTTCAATAATGCTCACTATGCTTGAAAACTAGAGCTCTAGTGCAAATACAAGTAAGGAATTGAGATTTGTCTTTTCTCCTCTTTACTCTTATATTTTTCCTTAATGCTAGTCTATAATCGTGTGGTGCAGATAGACAGCAACACAGATGGGCTTGTGGACTTCCCAGAATTCGTTGCAGCTACTCTGCATGTACATCAGTTAGAGGAACATGATTCTGAGAAATGGCAATTGCGGTCTAGGGCTGCATTTGAGAAATTTGACATGGATAGAGATGGATACATTACCCCAGATGAACTAAAGGCGGTGAGTGTTGACATTTTAGTATAAGATGGATAGTCTTGTTGAAAGAATCTGTTACCAAGACTGACAGCAGAAGTACCATATTTAGTAACAATTTGCTTTTTGATGCAGCACACTGGACTGAAGGGATCCATTGACCCACTTCTAGAAGAGGCAGACATAGACAAAGATGGGAAAATAAGCTTATCCGAATTCAGGAGACTCTTAAGAACAGCAAGCATAGGTTCACGCAATATCCCCACCTCACCTGGTGCACACCGAAATTCTCGTAAGTTATAGAAACGTAAGAAAAAGTTAGGAAAATCTAGAGAAGAAGAGGGAACATTATCATATATATAATACTAGAGATGACCGCACTTTGAATCACTTGATCATTCCGTTGTTCGGCAACAGGAGCTTCCCCGTGTGATAAGACTGTTCCATTACCAGGCTACTGAACTCTGCAAATCTACAGTCAAGAGGAAAGTCTTTGATAGAGAAAAAGAACCATAGATAATGAAAGCATTTTGAAGAAACGTTTGGTGTGTCAGACTGTCAATTACTACTGTACATCCTTTAGTCACTGTGGGGCTTGAATGTCTATTCCCTCCATTGTAATTGTCAATTTGTGTGATTAAATAAACTATTTAATTTAATGCAAAATGTGGTGGCTCAGTTTTGTGCATTTTGTAGGGTCTTTAGTCTTATTCTCATCTCCATCCAGACCATCCTTGTCATTTTCTTAGCTTTTACCTTTGTTATGATTGTGTTCCTTGTTCATCTGTATGATGACGTCGCAAAAGAAGAATTATGATCCAGATCATAATACCTTTATCCTAAACTCGCCCTCCATGAATCATGGAAATGATACTTAGCATTAGATAAACTTGCTGCAGGGGTGATGCCACTAATGAGAAATGATGCTTAGTCCTTTACGCATTGGCATTGTGTGCCTGTCTGGAATGAAAGATAATGAAGTCCAGAGGAAATGAGTGTTGATTCAGAAGTCAAGAGTTGGCAACTTACCACCAGATAGACCAAGATGAAATGAAATTCATGAACCGAGTTCGACATTTCAGTCAGTCGGTTATATTTGACAGGTTCTCACTCAGAGAGTGTGccaagaaaaaaaacctaaactagttttttgttttttattggtTCCATTTTGATCAGCAAATAAGTGTACCAATTCTTTCAGGTTcgcgaaaaaataaaaaatcaaacacTTATTTCTAGGATGAAGGAACCAGGATGATCATGATTAAAACCCTCATAAATACAAATCAAAACACTCATGGATTGGCTACATCATGCTATCGTTACAAGCTACTACAGAAGTCTTCTTCTGGCACTTATTGGACCCACTTTCGATTTGTGACACTGGAACAGCAGAATGATCAAGCAGCCACCTTCTTTGATGTCACCGAATTGACAATGGTAGCGAATTCTGGACCCTGAAAGGACATCAAACCAACACAACCTCAGTAAGTACATTGAACAACACTTCACTCACTTGGACTGCCGCCATGTCCATTGTGGGCACAGCCACAAACTACTATCAGATGTGGATATGCACTACTAGACTCATTAACTTGTGGGAAAACAATTGCGGAACTGCTGCAGATGATTTTGGTATTATCTCCATATATGAGGAAACTCGTGACACATAAATATCATAAGTTTATTATATCCCACAGAAACACCAAATCAGGTCAAATCAGTGAATTAGAAGGACGGCCTAAGAAAGGTCAAAACAAGTGGAAATAGAGTGACAGTCAGCTTGAACTCCCTCTAACGACCAATATGAACCTATATGGGTGAGGGATCACTCTTGTCCAAAAGGCCAAGCGTTACATAAGGAGAATATTTCTATAAGTCCGTCAATGGATATTTGAGAATAAGCTATTAGCAAGTGTTTGGGTTTTGGCAAACTCACAAGAATCTTCGGTGAATATATTAGTATACCAACTGTTTATAGGGTGAATGTACCTTCAATGAAGCACCGCCGACAAGAAATCCATcgatatcttcttcttttgcaagcTCCGCACAGTTGCCTCCATTAACAGATCCTGCATGCATAACATTGATGATGGTTAATATAGCCCAAACTAAGAGATCTAAGGAAGTAAGGGGTTAAAACATAGTAACAAATAGAAAATTATCAGCCTCGAATCGTTTTACTTATATTTTTGTGTAAACTATCTGAACTATTGTTGCTGCTATCAAGAAGGTGAAACTTTGTTATTCTACATAACATATCAAGCTTGAACACTTCCTTTCAGAACGACTGAAACCCTTGACAACAGTTTTCAATAATGTGTATCTGATATTTAAATAATTTTTCTCCAAAATAGCAACTTTTTTTTAAGCATGGCAGCTATTGCCATGTCACAATGAAGGCTCAGGTAGAAACGAAAGACATCAAAAATCAATCTAAAACATCCATGGGAGCTACATTAACTAATACAGCATTATGAGCTAATGCAATATAAGGTACTGCTACTGCACTTTCGACCAGCATTGAAAGCAATTACAGTGTATAGATGCCACACAATATATACCTCCATAGATGATTCGTGTTTTAGAAGCAACTTCTGCTGATACGTTCTTCTTTAGCCAATCACGAACAGCTACATGAACTTCCTGAGCTTGTTGGGGACTAGCCACCTTACCGGTCCCAATAGCCCATACAGGCTCATAGGCAATAACAACGTTATCCCAATTGGATATGTTATCTGCACATAACAATTATATCATTAATTATGATAGCTGTAATTCCGTGCATCATATTTTCATGAGGAattctccaaaaaaaaatcctGGAATACTGATATCCACTTAAGGTAGCATTAACTCTGTGCATCGTAACACATGTTCATTTCTAAGTTACTTAGTTTCAATACTAGTCTACGCATGATTGAAAGTTTAAGCATCAAGCACAGTGAAATAATGACTTACGAGTCTCAGCAATCTGAATAAAGTGAAGGTACCTAATACTAGATGGTTGCCTTGTTATTATCCAATGTAACAATGATATGTGTACCACTGTTGGTTTCTGACACCTGACAGAGTGACCTGGAAATGAGATCCTCGTAGGGGGTGTTGGACACTGCTAGAGAACAAAATATGTAAAAGGGACATGTCTGGTTTAATCAGGATTGGGAGAAGAGTGACTCTTAGAAAGTTAAGATAAATGAAAAATGCAGGAAAGAGACTGCGGGATCCAGGCATTCAATGCAATGTCGACATGCCAAATAATAAAAGGTTTCATGCATTATCAGTTATCTAAGGtaacagaaaagaaagagaaaaaccgTGCCTGCCAAAGCCTTCATCTGTTGGAaacaaacatcaaaagttttccCAGATTCTCTTTCTTCAAGTTTTTCTCCAATGCATGCCATCACTTTGAGATCCTGACTCAAAGCATATGCAGCTTTCTTCCCAATGAACTGAAAATGGTAAGGACCAGTCAACATTCAAGTTACTAACTGCCAAGCAACAAACTTTACAGTCACTTATACAAATACTGCTGGCAATATTTACCGAATCATCTTCACCAATGACATGTCTGCGCTCTGAGTGCCCAAGAATGACCCATGTgcagccaatatctttcaactgttccACACTAGACATGGGAAAGGAAATTTAGGTTATTGAGATAGTTTGACTTCTAAAAGACACGACCGGAATGTTTTTCATATTCATGAAGGTTGCATTGCTGAAATTGCTCCTAGTTTAGATACGAAACCCAAAGAGCTAATTTTTCGTAATCTCGAGATGCCAAGGAACTACAAAAACGATATTGTAATGATGATGACAACAACCAGGACATGAAAAATAACCTGATTTCTCCGGTGAAAGCCCCACCCTTTCCAATCCAAGAATTCTGACCAGATATCTCAATTCGATCAGTTAATGAGTTCTTTACTTGATCGATGTATACAAAGGGAGGTGAAACAACAACATCTGCATTATTCACATAAAACAAAGACGTAAGATAATTTCACCTGGCATGATTTAAACAAACTCGTCAAAACAAAACATATGCCTTCACCAACCAAAAGTTAAGCTGCATTATATATGGTAAAACAGAAATGTGTTGTCTTACCAACATCAGCTTCCAATTTCACACTATTCAAGTCTGAAACAAGTTTGCTGATTGATTCTTTCGTGCCATTCTACATAAGACGAAATCACAAACAAAAGATCAGGTCATGGAATTGAGCCTCATATACAATTCTTCACTGTACATTTCAACAAACATTTACATGGGTACCATACATAAATCAGTAAGTTTCCACAAAGATGTTTCCTTCATATGAAATCCTTGTATGAAAATCACTAGTAATTTCCTCTGAATCTAAAATCCCCACTGATTAACATTATCAAACAAAAAAGTTAACAGCTATTGATACTTACACATTTCCAGTTTCCTCCAACAAAAAACTGCAAGAAAAAATATTGGAATAATTAGAATTACATAAACCCCATTACTCAAAATAGCTCTTAATGTCAGAAAACATAGTAAAAATAGCACCTTTCCAGAACCAGCCATGGCAACAACACCTCTACAACCTTTCCTACCAGAAGAAAATCTGAGATTAGTACCAATCTGACGAAAGAATGATTCAGTAGTAGAAAGAGATTGAGATCTCTCAGATTTCAAGCTCGAAAAACGTAATCCAGATGCTACAGATGTTGATACCATTGCCATTGCTTTAAAAATCTCACCTAACACACTCTTTTAGTCTTTACCAAACAAACAGGGCAAAAATGTTTTTGCCCTAATttatctatctatatatataaAGTAACTAATAAACTTTCTTGTTTCTGAGCCTCCAACAAGAATTAAAAACTCTGAACTGCGCAGTTAAGAATTGGAATGGCTAGTAGTATCAGTGAAGGAGACGGCTACAAAATTATTTTTGgtggatttttatttttaattgaaTATTGGATATTGTATGCTTCATTGCTGTTTTGACACGTGTACTAATCTTAACATCGGCAAATTTGTACGACTATGATCTTAACGAAGTTGGTGGCTGTTTCTTGTAACCTAACCCTAATCTCTGTCGCTAATCTGGTTTAAGCTTGCTCAGTGGGGTAAATTTTCTGTGAACAATATTTTTGCTAGGGGGAACAAAGTCTTATCTTCTTCAGAAGAGAAGCTTCTGTCGATATTATCTTTTTGTaactgttttgttttgtttgtttccgAAATCAGTACTAGCAGCAGAAAGAATAGACAAAAATCAGTTGAGCCATAAAAATGTCCTTGCTATTCTCATCAAGTTCTCCCAAAGATTTAACAAATGCTAGTTGCAGAAAAAATTAACTGAGGATGCTCTCTCCAATTATGGGGAGAACATATATCAGCAAAAACCGCCCCCCAAAAGAAGGGTTTTAAGATGTTACATTAACAGAAGACATACAATTATATTTTGCTATTATGGTACTATTTTTAATTTCCCCCTATTTACACCTCTCCTTGCTACTTACTACCATCTGTTGGTCCCTACATGGAGGTTGGCTCCACTCCACTTTTGGGAGTTTGAAGTGAACCTAGAAAGGATGTGCTGAAAATTTTACTTGTCAGCTTTCGGAGCATCTCCAACACTATTTGAAGAGCTATCCTGAAGACCACGGGAAGAACACCTACTCGAACAGCTCTCCTCTTTACCAGCTTCACTATCCTTTAGCTTGGACTGCTTCCGCTTCTTCTCCGCACAAGACGCCTCCTGCAAACACCATTAAAATATAAGAGGTGGAGGTCTAGTATATACACACACGGAAAGATAAGATATCAGACTTGGCCTGAACTTTGATTCTTTTCCTCTGAAAAGAGAAGCACGGAAGACACTTACCTGGTCTGCAGTAGAACCAGGTGTCTTGAGCTCCAGCTCAGTTACTACGTCATTAGAACCATCACTTCGTTCAACATTGTTACCTCTTGGTCGATCAGATGATTTGCTTTTGGAATCTTGTTTGCTTGAAACATGGGACCGACTACTTGGCTGCAGCATATTATGCGGGGATACAAATTGGGGGGATACTTGTTCCATTTGTGGATTAGCGGGAGGAGATGAAAATGGCATGTAAGTAGAACATGGATTGGGAATTCCACCAGGATTTTGATTTGCAAAGAAGGGGTACGGCTGCATAGATGGGTGCATGGGAATCGGCCCAGCAGGAACAGGAACTGGCAATGGGTACGGATACGGATGTGGACCCATAACAACTGAAGGATCCATTGGAGCCCATGGGGGGAACATAACTCTGATTCTCTGCTGATATTGCATATTAAGATTGTCGATATCTGATTTCAAGGATGCTTTCTCTTCTCTAAGTTCATTTTTCTCCTGAGTCAActgtttagcaaaaaaaaataaaaaaaaatcattgaatGTCATGATAAACAACTAACTTGGCTTCCTGAAAATGAGTATTACTTAAGATGAGAGTAGCATTACCTCGTTTGATTCTTCTGAAAGTGCTGTAAATTCTTCTTTTAGTTTGTTGACTTGAGCTGTCAAATCCTTTAACATTTGGATTGTATCACCTAAAATGGTTGCCTTGTCATTCTTAGGTCTATCAGGATCTGCAAGTAGGATGTTGCCAATCAAATTTTGCTTTCTaaaaatcaaagttcatacatAGTTCACCAACTTTTTAGTAAAGCCCCATAAGGAGTCTTATAACTTATAAGCCTTTAAACCTATCATGAAAATTACACATAAGAAAGAAATAAAGGTTCTAATCTGGCAACTAAAACACATGATACTAACTGCCAGAAAATATCAGCATCCAGCGAGATGAGAGCATAGGCTGCAAATCAACTTGGGGATAACGGATGGCGGTTTAAATTGTAAATGTGTAAACAAATCTACCACTACTAATCTAAGCAACACACAGACCATATGAGaaaaggaaagccgagacaccaaaaccataatatCTCATGGGGTCAGGAGTGGCTATACGAGTATCCCCATCACCCATATACGAAGTCTACCATATATCCTATGTGTAATTAGAACGAAAATTGCACACTTTGGACATGTATACTTGACAATTAATTATCTCATAGGATGCAAATCAAGCCACCAGCCTCAAAAGGCATGTGCCGACATCATGCAACATTAACCAAATATGAGGTAGGTACAAGTGGTTGGAACAAATTCagttttattaaatttttttaaaacattTGAGCAGTCAAACCATATGACTAAGACTCTAAGAGTATAGACATTACTACCAAATGCTTTTTGTAGCACAAAAT includes the following:
- the LOC113288866 gene encoding calcium-dependent protein kinase 28-like; the encoded protein is MGLCLSRTKVSGSNSNTPSGRTTTTTTTTTTTGRNTTNTTISKNKKEGTESCSTTTQQDPCRNYKQKEKGGNSKRATGIIPYGKRTDFGYEKDFDRRYSIGKLLGHGQFGYTFVATDKVNGDRVAVKRIDKNKMVLPIAVEDVKREVKILQALTGHENVVQFHNAFEDDSYVYIAMELCEGGELLDRILSKKDSRYTEKDAAVIVRQMLRVAAECHLNGLVHRDMKPENFLFKSAKLDSPLKATDFGLSDFIKPGRKFPDIVGSAYYVAPEVLKRKSGPESDVWSIGVITYILLCGRRPFWDKTEDGIFKEVLKNKPDFRRKPWPSISHSAKDFIKKLLVKDPRARLTAAQALSHPWVREGGNASEIPIDISVLSNMRQFVKYGRLKQFALRALASTLNEDEMSDLRDQFDAIDVDKNGSISLEEMRHALAKDLPWKMKEPRVLEILQAIDSNTDGLVDFPEFVAATLHVHQLEEHDSEKWQLRSRAAFEKFDMDRDGYITPDELKAHTGLKGSIDPLLEEADIDKDGKISLSEFRRLLRTASIGSRNIPTSPGAHRNSRKL
- the LOC113288867 gene encoding transcription factor bHLH121-like isoform X1; the encoded protein is MDQWKTKVFCQSGDLAVSDIHRFPPESSQRPEVEVKDSIAARKVQKADREKLRRDRLNEQFMELGNALDPDRPKNDKATILGDTIQMLKDLTAQVNKLKEEFTALSEESNELTQEKNELREEKASLKSDIDNLNMQYQQRIRVMFPPWAPMDPSVVMGPHPYPYPLPVPVPAGPIPMHPSMQPYPFFANQNPGGIPNPCSTYMPFSSPPANPQMEQVSPQFVSPHNMLQPSSRSHVSSKQDSKSKSSDRPRGNNVERSDGSNDVVTELELKTPGSTADQEASCAEKKRKQSKLKDSEAGKEESCSSRCSSRGLQDSSSNSVGDAPKADK
- the LOC113288868 gene encoding triosephosphate isomerase, chloroplastic isoform X1, which gives rise to MAMVSTSVASGLRFSSLKSERSQSLSTTESFFRQIGTNLRFSSGRKGCRGVVAMAGSGKFFVGGNWKCNGTKESISKLVSDLNSVKLEADVDVVVSPPFVYIDQVKNSLTDRIEISGQNSWIGKGGAFTGEISVEQLKDIGCTWVILGHSERRHVIGEDDSFIGKKAAYALSQDLKVMACIGEKLEERESGKTFDVCFQQMKALADNISNWDNVVIAYEPVWAIGTGKVASPQQAQEVHVAVRDWLKKNVSAEVASKTRIIYGGSVNGGNCAELAKEEDIDGFLVGGASLKGPEFATIVNSVTSKKVAA
- the LOC113288868 gene encoding triosephosphate isomerase, chloroplastic isoform X2, which produces MAGSGKFFVGGNWKCNGTKESISKLVSDLNSVKLEADVDVVVSPPFVYIDQVKNSLTDRIEISGQNSWIGKGGAFTGEISVEQLKDIGCTWVILGHSERRHVIGEDDSFIGKKAAYALSQDLKVMACIGEKLEERESGKTFDVCFQQMKALADNISNWDNVVIAYEPVWAIGTGKVASPQQAQEVHVAVRDWLKKNVSAEVASKTRIIYGGSVNGGNCAELAKEEDIDGFLVGGASLKGPEFATIVNSVTSKKVAA
- the LOC113288867 gene encoding transcription factor bHLH121-like isoform X2, with translation MDQWKTKVFCQSGDLAVSDIHRFPPESRPEVEVKDSIAARKVQKADREKLRRDRLNEQFMELGNALDPDRPKNDKATILGDTIQMLKDLTAQVNKLKEEFTALSEESNELTQEKNELREEKASLKSDIDNLNMQYQQRIRVMFPPWAPMDPSVVMGPHPYPYPLPVPVPAGPIPMHPSMQPYPFFANQNPGGIPNPCSTYMPFSSPPANPQMEQVSPQFVSPHNMLQPSSRSHVSSKQDSKSKSSDRPRGNNVERSDGSNDVVTELELKTPGSTADQEASCAEKKRKQSKLKDSEAGKEESCSSRCSSRGLQDSSSNSVGDAPKADK